Proteins from a genomic interval of Streptomyces fodineus:
- a CDS encoding MFS transporter: MNPRRLLPPPGAGRLLALSSFLGSIGFGLYLSAAPVYFVQSVGLGARQVGIGLSLAGLTGVLLGVVVGRVADRMGARETTAVFALGLIATLVAVAFVDSFWTFLPVITALSVAEQGWDVSREAVIAHVLKGEQRVRISAYLRSAFNAGFTLGVFGAGLAIAANTRAAYLAVLGGHALATALGAAIFLRLPRVPRVTPAPEQGSRFAALRDVPYLLVAQVASLMRLGDTVLLVGVPLWIVTSTHAPRALAAWLTAVNTLLVVLLQVRFARRADTVAGAARLERLAFAALAVACLLIGTTGWLPMWPAAAVLVLAAVVLTFGEMWGEGARWSLRYELAPDDAQGQYGGAFRLGTAVPTVLGPLMVTAATGTGSFFGWLALAAVFAAVVTAVGPVVRLAQRRRPSLAADG, encoded by the coding sequence ATGAATCCGCGGCGTCTGCTGCCGCCGCCCGGCGCGGGCCGTCTGCTGGCGCTCAGCTCGTTTCTGGGAAGCATCGGTTTCGGGCTCTATCTGTCGGCCGCGCCGGTCTACTTCGTCCAGTCGGTGGGACTCGGCGCCCGGCAGGTCGGGATCGGTCTGTCGCTCGCGGGGCTCACCGGTGTGCTGCTGGGCGTCGTCGTCGGCCGGGTCGCCGACCGGATGGGTGCCCGGGAGACCACGGCCGTCTTCGCCCTCGGGCTCATCGCCACCCTGGTGGCCGTGGCCTTCGTGGACTCCTTCTGGACGTTCCTGCCGGTGATCACCGCGCTGTCGGTGGCCGAGCAGGGCTGGGACGTCAGCCGGGAGGCGGTGATCGCGCACGTCCTCAAGGGCGAGCAGCGGGTGCGGATCTCCGCCTATCTGCGCAGCGCCTTCAACGCGGGCTTCACCCTCGGGGTGTTCGGCGCGGGCCTGGCCATCGCGGCGAACACCCGCGCCGCGTATCTCGCGGTGCTCGGCGGGCACGCCCTCGCCACGGCGCTCGGCGCGGCGATCTTCCTGCGGCTGCCCCGGGTGCCCCGCGTCACGCCCGCGCCGGAGCAGGGCTCCCGGTTCGCCGCGCTGCGTGACGTGCCGTATCTGCTGGTGGCCCAGGTGGCGTCCCTGATGCGGCTCGGCGACACGGTGCTGCTGGTCGGCGTGCCGTTGTGGATCGTCACCAGCACCCACGCGCCCCGCGCGCTCGCGGCCTGGCTCACGGCCGTCAACACCCTGCTCGTCGTGCTGCTGCAGGTGCGGTTCGCCCGCCGCGCCGACACCGTCGCGGGCGCGGCCCGGCTGGAGCGGCTGGCCTTCGCCGCGCTCGCGGTGGCCTGCCTGCTGATCGGCACCACCGGCTGGCTGCCGATGTGGCCGGCCGCCGCCGTTCTCGTCCTGGCCGCGGTGGTCCTCACGTTCGGCGAGATGTGGGGCGAGGGCGCCCGCTGGTCGCTGCGCTACGAGCTGGCGCCCGACGACGCCCAGGGCCAGTACGGCGGCGCGTTCCGGCTGGGCACGGCGGTGCCGACGGTGCTCGGGCCGCTCATGGTCACCGCGGCCACGGGGACCGGGAGCTTCTTCGGCTGGCTGGCCCTGGCGGCCGTCTTCGCCGCGGTCGTCACGGCCGTCGGACCGGTCGTACGGCTGGCTCAGCGCCGCCGCCCGAGCCTGGCCGCGGACGGCTGA